One genomic segment of Nothobranchius furzeri strain GRZ-AD chromosome 10, NfurGRZ-RIMD1, whole genome shotgun sequence includes these proteins:
- the LOC107387178 gene encoding cysteine-rich and transmembrane domain-containing protein 1 — protein MSEQPPPYRPFFPEGPPSSPFPPAFCLPPAVFPGSTYQTFPQTFTGGDQTFHSPGPAGPIGTSVTQSGYLSNHGDHHGNKQPPKHPVYLVDQSSGRRGGIGSYLAACSAALCCCCLWDLLHR, from the exons ATGAGCGAGCAGCCGCCTCCGTATCGTCCTTTCTTCCCTGAAGGACCGCCGTCCTCCCCATTCCCTCCTG CCTTCTGCTTGCCCCCTGCCGTTTTCCCGGGCTCAACCTATCAG ACATTTCCTCAAACCTTCACTGGAGGAGACCAAACCTTTCATAGTCCAGGACCTGCTGGGCCAATTGGGACTTCGGTGACTCAGTCGGGTTACCTTAGTAACCATGGTGACCATCATGGTAACAAACAACCACCAAAACATCCAG tGTACCTGGTGGATCAGAGTTCTGGTCGGAGAGGCGGGATTGGCTCCTACCTGGCGGCATGTTCTGCTGCTCTGTGCTGCTGCTGCCTGTGGGACCTGCTTCATCGCTAA